The stretch of DNA GGCGTCGTGGCCCTGATTCACAAGGACCTCTGCTGCGGCTGCCAGGCCTGTCTGCAGTGCTGCCCCTTCGGGGCGATAGACTACCTGGAGCAGGAGTCCCGCTGCGAGGTGAACCAGGCCCTCTGCAAGGGCTGCGGCACCTGTGCGGCCACCTGCCCCTCGGAAGCCATCAGCCTGCTGGGGTTTTCGCACCTGCAGCTCTACACCCAGATCGACGAGGCCCTCTCGGCTTAGGCCGGCGAGAGGGCGCCTCGGCGCCAAGCAAAAGGAGCGTTGGCCCATGGACACCCCGTTCGAACCCAAAATTCTCGCCTTCCTCTGCAACTGGTGCAGCTATGCCGGCGCCGATCTGGCGGGTGTCAGCCGCTTTCAATACCCGCCCAACGTGCGCGCGATCCGGGTGATGTGCTCGGGAACGGTCTCGCCCCACCACGTCATCCGGGCCTTTCAGAAGGGCGCCGACGGCGTGCTGGTGGCCGGCTGCCACATCGGCGACTGCCACTACATCAAGGGCAACTACATGACCCTCAAG from Desulfobacteraceae bacterium encodes:
- a CDS encoding 4Fe-4S binding protein, giving the protein GVVALIHKDLCCGCQACLQCCPFGAIDYLEQESRCEVNQALCKGCGTCAATCPSEAISLLGFSHLQLYTQIDEALSA
- a CDS encoding hydrogenase iron-sulfur subunit — encoded protein: MDTPFEPKILAFLCNWCSYAGADLAGVSRFQYPPNVRAIRVMCSGTVSPHHVIRAFQKGADGVLVAGCHIGDCHYIKGNYMTLKRMRFVEGLIAFSGYQPERLRLEWISSAEGVKFAEVIREFTEEIRALGPAPGWAAVPLAVGA